From the genome of Vicia villosa cultivar HV-30 ecotype Madison, WI unplaced genomic scaffold, Vvil1.0 ctg.004014F_1_1, whole genome shotgun sequence, one region includes:
- the LOC131641757 gene encoding cytochrome P450 94A2-like, whose amino-acid sequence MELETLISWLLFSATLLWFFLLATKTQSKSLKSPSSTTNTNIPKSYLIIGSIFSIAANFHRRVQWISDILQTTPSSTFILHRAFGSRQVFTANPLVVQHILKTNFPCYRKGVTLNRSVGDFLGNGIFNADGETWKFQRQISSHEFNAKSLRKFVKTVVDVELSDRLLPILSEASKNQTILPDFQDILQRFTFDNICMIAFGFDPEYLLSSLPETAFAKAFDDGTRICSLRFNAPVPLIWKVKKIQNIGTERRLKEAVAEVRGLASRIVREKKKELLEKSALESVDLLSRFLSSGHSDESFVIDIVISFILAGRDTTSAALTWFFWLLSNHSDVENEILKEINAKSESVSYDEVKDMVYTHAALCESMRLYPPVPVDTKEAAYDDVLPDGTIVKKGWRVAYHIYAMGRSEKIWGPDWAEFRPERWLRRDEDGMWSFVGMDPYSYPVFQAGPRVCLGKEMAFLQMKRVVAGVMREFKVVPAMEKGVVPEYTAHLTALMKGGFPVRIEKRSHTDQ is encoded by the coding sequence ATGGAACTCGAAACATTGATTTCATGGTTACTTTTCTCTGCAACTCTCCTTTGGTTCTTTCTCTTAGCCACAAAAACACAATCCAAATCCCTAAAATCACCTTCCTCTACCACCAACACCAACATTCCCAAATCTTACCTCATCATCGGTTCCATCTTTTCTATTGCAGCCAATTTCCACCGCCGCGTGCAATGGATCTCCGACATCCTTCAAACCACCCCTTCCTCAACCTTCATCCTCCACCGCGCCTTCGGCTCCCGCCAAGTCTTCACAGCAAATCCCTTGGTAGTCCAACATATTCTCAAAACCAACTTCCCTTGCTACCGCAAAGGTGTCACACTTAACCGTTCTGTAGGGGATTTCCTCGGCAACGGAATCTTCAACGCCGACGGTGAAACCTGGAAGTTCCAACGACAAATCTCCAGCCATGAATTCAACGCTAAATCTCTTCGCAAGTTTGTTAAAACAGTAGTTGACGTAGAACTCTCCGACCGCCTCCTCCCTATTCTGTCAGAAGCTTCAAAAAATCAAACTATCCTCCCTGATTTTCAAGACATCCTTCAGCGTTTTACATTCGATAACATCTGCATGATCGCGTTTGGATTCGATCCGGAGTATCTACTTTCTTCTCTTCCCGAAACGGCTTTTGCAAAAGCCTTTGATGATGGCACCCGAATCTGCAGCTTGAGGTTTAACGCGCCGGTTCCGTTGATATGGaaggtgaagaaaattcaaaacATTGGAACTGAGCGCAGGTTGAAAGAAGCAGTAGCTGAAGTAAGAGGACTCGCTTCAAGAATTGTTCGGGAAAAGAAAAAAGAGCTTTTAGAAAAATCAGCTTTGGAATCAGTTGATCTTTTATCGCGATTCTTAAGTTCTGGTCATTCAGATGAGTCATTTGTTATTGATATTGTAATAAGCTTTATTCTCGCTGGGAGAGATACAACTTCAGCAGCACTCACATGGTTCTTTTGGTTACTCTCTAACCATAGTGACGTTGAGAATGAGATTCTCAAAGAGATTAATGCAAAATCGGAATCAGTTAGTTATGATGAAGTGAAGGATATGGTTTATACTCACGCGGCGCTATGCGAGAGTATGAGGTTGTATCCTCCGGTTCCCGTGGATACTAAAGAAGCGGCTTACGATGATGTTTTACCGGACGGGACTATTGTGAAGAAAGGGTGGAGAGTGGCGTATCATATATATGCGATGGGAAGGTCTGAGAAAATATGGGGACCTGATTGGGCTGAGTTTCGACCGGAGAGGTGGTTGCGTCGAGATGAGGATGGGATGTGGAGTTTTGTTGGAATGGATCCTTATAGTTATCCGGTATTTCAAGCTGGGCCAAGGGTGTGTTTAGGGAAAGAAATGGCGTTCTTGCAAATGAAGAGAGTGGTTGCCGGGGTTATGAGGGAGTTTAAGGTGGTTCCGGCGATGGAAAAAGGGGTTGTGCCGGAGTACACTGCACATCTTACGGCGTTAATGAAAGGTGGTTTTCCTGTGAGGATTGAAAAGCGTAGTCATACAGATCAATAA